The Methanophagales archaeon genome window below encodes:
- a CDS encoding 50S ribosomal protein L37e, protein MVKGTPSKGKRQKRSHIICRRCGSHSFSVHGKYCVACGFGKSRRMRKYPNWRKKKP, encoded by the coding sequence ATGGTGAAAGGGACACCTTCAAAGGGTAAGAGGCAAAAGCGGTCACACATAATTTGCCGGCGATGTGGTAGTCACTCATTTAGCGTACATGGTAAGTACTGTGTGGCATGTGGATTTGGCAAATCCCGGCGAATGAGGAAATACCCCAACTGGAGAAAGAAGAAGCCATGA